From Medicago truncatula cultivar Jemalong A17 chromosome 7, MtrunA17r5.0-ANR, whole genome shotgun sequence, a single genomic window includes:
- the LOC25499481 gene encoding testis-expressed protein 10 homolog: MTRPKAKSKKKSGVVDFKKRKVKIGRKLPPPKNATNTEVKSKAIILPEQSVAADKAGLAVNKKGLTLKELLSQTSHHNAKVRRDALMGIKDLFSKHPEELMLHKYRVVEKLRERIGDDDKVVRRSLYDLFKLVILPSCKEDNQELITSLLMAYIFNAMTHLAADIRFMAFDFLDLTLEYYPPCFSSYAEKIFQNYEDILRKNQYHLQDKEKLKDALTGLVRCLSLLPWNIEEPDLQNKDDIGQRVLHAFEADNSMSSTGFSHIIMKLKDLVPVLVNSFQEFTTLFNARENLEGKSFGCMASILHSIDLIVRSFVYGIDKKSECTSSQGGGDVAVWDVSVSSTFLKKLFPLFPLDPGHGLSQKDDGRLLDLNMMIAKIFYELNEWICLPPFLLEKFLEFLENALLGKFGSTAQSGKTVWEKHLVQLIPFIPKFISRGASVWTSRLLWAFTHTFKESKPSSLLKLACLSAMEDMLTSIQKMLSPETNNLGNVELQEALCAWITELPVLLIQLGDKHPTCSSALVRLQLRIGQRALLNSALVCVYDNMQNSLQEFYSTCQGENICYGPFLRLPRESQELSLCCLYYFSHLDLPFLKSLAGCCLSPDLDPYVLFRTIEILNSAYKDGHINIADYLSVFITLALRFKVSSEVDAAGLKGDALCNTLKSVTSVLCSYMEQIGNNSLVLQIIEKVIIDQILLKPSLDNSCSLLRMLVTVDSKPTRLSEQSIITLGPCLSEYIMDAVQHIPEDGEEQRISTNCLSTIYYLLPCFFLFDRCHKLMGYVLKTMESAITESSLSLENGNGTQHMGNCLTRVNTVASVLVLMHKDAKLQGIMSEFKEDIDSIIQKVRFLQSSRQISLTIEERPKVQLTLDQLNILTR; encoded by the exons ATGACTCGTCCCAAAGCCAAATCCAAGAAAAAGAGCGGCGTCGTTGATTTTAAG AAAAGAAAGGTTAAGATTGGAAGGAAATTGCCACCGCCTAAGAATGCAACAAATACCGAAGTTAAATCTAAAG CAATTATTCTTCCGGAGCAGAGTGTAGCAGCTGATAAGGCAGGTTTAGCCGTAAACAAGAAAGGTTTGACTTTAAAAGAACTTCTTAGTCAAACATCTCATCACAATGCAAAAGTTCGAAGAG ATGCATTGATGGGTATTAAGGATTTATTCAGTAAACATCCAGAAGAACTGATGTTGCATAAGTATCGTGTTGTAGAAAAACTTCGCGAGCGCATTGGCGATGATGATAAAGTGGTTCGCAGATCATTATATGATCTTTTTAAACTAGTGATTTTACCTAGTTGCAAAGAG GATAATCAAGAGCTGATCACTTCTTTATTGATGGCTTACATATTTAATGCAATGACACATTTGGCAGCTGACATTCGGTTCATGGCATTTGATTTCTTAGACCTTACTCTTGAATATTATCCTCCTTGCTTTTCTTCTTATGCAGAAAAG ATTTTTCAGAATTATGAGGATATCCTAAGGAAGAACCAGTACCATTTACAGGACAAAGAAAAACTAAAGGATGCTCTTACCGGATTGGTTCGCTGCCTGTCACTCTTGCCATGGAACATAGAAGAACCTGATTTGCAAAATAAG GATGATATTGGACAAAGAGTATTGCATGCTTTTGAAGCTGATAACTCTATGAGCTCTACTG GTTTTTCTCATATCATAATGAAACTGAAGGATCTAGTGCCAGTATTAGTAAATAGTTTTCAGGAATTTACTACATTGTTTAATGCTAGGGAGAATCTTGAAGGGAAGTCTTTTGGCTGTATGGCATCAATTCTTCATAGCATAGATCTTATAGTCAGGTCCTTCGTTTATGGGATTGATAAGAAGTCGGAATGCACAAGTTCTCAAGGTGGAGGCGATGTGGCTGTATGGGATGTATCTGTATCTTCCACATTCTTGAAGAAATTATTTCCTCTTTTCCCCCTTGATCCAGGGCATGGTCTTTCACAAAAG GATGATGGTAGATTGCTTGATTTGAACATGATGAttgcaaaaatattttatgaattaaatgaATGGATCTGCCTTCCTCCTTTTTTGTTGGAGAAATTTCTAGAATTTCTTGAAAATGCACTTCTTGGGAAG TTTGGCTCGACTGCTCAGTCTGGTAAGACTGTCTGGGAAAAACATTTAGTTCAACTCATTCCATTTATTCCGAAATTTATTTCACGTGGAGCAAGCGTCTGGACGTCTCGTCTTCTTTGG GCATTTACCCATACATTCAAGGAAAGCAAGCCAAGTTCCTTATTAAAACTGGCATGTCTCTCTGCAATGGAAGATATGCTAACTTCT ATCCAAAAAATGCTTTCCCCGGAGACAAACAATCTAGGAAATGTAGAACTTCAAGAAGCTTTGTGTGCATGGATCACAGAGCTTCCTGTGTTGCTTATCCAGCTTGGTGATAAACACCCAACATGCTCCTCG GCTTTAGTAAGGCTTCAGCTTCGTATCGGACAACGTGCTTTGTTGAACTCGGCACTTGTTTGCGTTTATGACAACATGCAAAATTCGTTGCAAGAATTTTATTCTACGTGTCAAGGAG AAAATATATGCTATGGTCCTTTTCTCAGACTTCCTAGAGAATCTCAAGAGCTCTCATTATGCTGCCTTTACTATTTCTCTCATTTGGACTTGCCTTTTTTGAAGTCATTAGCTGGCTGTTGCCTAA GTCCTGATCTAGATCCCTATGTGTTATTTCGGACCATAGAGATTCTCAATTCAGCCTATAAAGATGGACATATAAATATTGCAGATTACTTGAGTGTCTTCATCACCTTGGCCTTGCGTTTCAAAGTTTCATCCG AAGTTGATGCTGCTGGTTTGAAGGGTGATGCACTCTGCAATACTTTGAAGTCAGTGACATCCGTTCTTTGCTCATACATGGAACAGATCGGCAATAATTCTCTTGTTCTACAGATTATAGAGAAAGTGATAATTGATCAAATA CTGCTAAAGCCTTCTTTGGATAATAGTTGTTCTCTCCTAAGAATGCTTGTTACGGTGGATTCCAAACCCACAAGACTTTCTGAACAAAGCATTATCACTCTTGGCCCTTGTCTTTCTGAATATATAATGGATGCTGTGCAG CACATTCCGGAAGATGGTGAGGAGCAGCGCATTTCCACCAATTGTTTAAGTACCATTTATTATCTCCTACCTTGTTTTTTCTTGTTTGATCGGTGCCATAAACTTATGGGTTATGTATTGAAGACAATGGAATCAGCTATAACTGAAAGTAGTTTGTCACTGGAAAATGGTAATGGCACTCAACATATGGGGAACTGCTTGACTAGGGTAAACACTGTTGCATCTGTACTTGTGTTGATGCACAAGGATGCAAAATTGCAAGGAATTATGTCTGAATTCAAGGAAGATATTGATAGCATCATACAAAAAGTTCGTTTCTTACAG tctTCAAGGCAAATTAGTCTGACAATTGAAGAAAGGCCTAAAGTACAACTCACACTTGATCAATTGAATATTTTAACAAGATAA
- the LOC25499482 gene encoding mediator of RNA polymerase II transcription subunit 27: protein MQQTQQATAATFSTPTPPPSSTAEAPPKQVALAMDKLGQAERIIADIRIGADRLLEALFIAAGQPHQGNKPLQVFVKENASMQQHFKDLRSLGKELEEAGVLSETARSRKDFWGLHMPLVCPDGAVVAYAWKRQLAGQAGASAVDRTRLALKAFTDQKRRFFPHLDDGVEANESDSKKRCGSEEVTFEPKEVMSFLRTLPDVLQSLEKEVPNVKISTFERLDWLKCASTLTSSPNESSEEHNYRGSSKRKLGSMGMVAPEKVAVIELLCPSIFRVVISLHPAGSIDPDAVAFFSPDESGSYVHARGVSVHHVYRHITEYATIALQYFLGNQAETSLYSLVHWICSYQTLFSRPCSKCKKLLAMDKQSNLLLAPVHRPYWKFSFSKILSTISSKDQNSDTTMAYHIGCISEEV, encoded by the exons ATGCAACAAACTCAGCAAGCCACGGCGGCAACTTTCTCAACCCCCACTCCTCCTCCCTCCTCCACCGCCGAAGCACCTCCGAAGCAGGTTGCTCTAGCTATGGACAAACTCGGTCAAGCCGAACGTATCATCGCCGACATCCGAATTGGCGCTGATCGTCTCCTCGAAGCTCTATTCATCGCCGCCGGTCAACCTCATCAAGGCAATAAGCCTCTTCAAGTTTTCGTCAAAGAGAATGCTTCTATGCAACAGCATTTTAAAGACCTTCGATCCCTCG GAAAGGAGCTTGAAGAAGCTGGAGTTCTTAGTGAAACTGCACGGTCACGGAAGGATTTTTGGGGATTGCATATGCCGCTGGTTTGTCCAGATGGTGCCGTTGTTGCCTATGCTTGGAAACGACAACTCGCCGGTCAAGCTGGAGCTTCTGCCGTTGACAGGACTAG GTTAGCTCTCAAAGCTTTTACTGATCAGAAAAGACGTTTTTTCCCCCATCTTGATGATGGAGTTGAAGCTAATGAATCAGATTCAAAGAAACGTTGTGGGTCTGAAGAAGTCACATTTGAACCTAAGGAAGTAATGAGTTTTCTAAGGACGCTGCCAGATGTTCTGCAGTCCTTGGAAAAGGAAGTGCCAAATGtgaaaatttcaacttttgaaaGGCTGGACTGGTTAAAATGTGCTTCCACACTCACCTCTTCACCAAATGAGAGTTCTGAGGAACATAACTATCGTGGTTCTAGTAAGCGAAAGTTAGGATCAATGGGAATGGTTGCTCCAGAGAAGGTTGCAGTCATAGAATTGCTGTGCCCTTCTATCTTCAGAGTTGTTATATCCTTGCATCCTGCTGGTTCCATTGATCCCGATGCTGTCGCTTTCTTTTCTCCAGATGAG AGTGGAAGCTATGTGCATGCAAGGGGGGTTTCAGTTCATCATGTGTATAGACATATTACG GAATATGCAACGATAGCTCTGCAGTATTTTCTTGGTAACCAAGCTGAAACATCATTGTATTCTCTTGTG CACTGGATTTGCAGCTACCAGACTTTATTTTCAAGACCATGCAG CAAATGTAAAAAGCTACTTGCCATGGATAAGCAATCAAATTTATTGTTAGCCCCAGTCCACCGGCCCTATTGGAagttttccttttcaaaaattctGTCAACCATATCTTCAAAGGACCAGAATTCAGATACTACTATGGCTTATCATATTGGCTGCATCTCCGAGGAAGTATGA